acttgcctcgtacatctactctaaaccttgcccctctcaccttaaacctatgccccctagtaattgacccctctaccctggggaaaagcctctgactatccactctgtctatgccccttataattttgtagacctctatcaggtctcccctcaacctccgtcgttccagtgagaacaaaccgagtttattcaaccgctcctcatagctaatgccctccatacgaggcaacattctggtaaatctcttctgcaccctctctaaagcctccacatccttctggtagtgtggcaaccagaattgaacactatactccaagtgtggcctaactaaggttaaaAACACCCAATGTCCTGTTtttttctctcgacctccctttacgaatgaatgaatgaatattgcttgtcacaagtaggcttcaaatgaagttactgttaaaagcccctagtcgccacattccagcacctgttcgggaaggctggtacgggaattgaaccgtgatgctggcctgccgtggtctgctttaaaagccagctaattagtccagtgtgctaaaccagccccttcagttCACGCAACAACACAGAATggacgagcagaaactgatagccaagttccgcacacatgcgtacggcctcaactgggaccctggattcatgttacattacatgtgcttgcgaaatcctaccaactgtcctggcttgagacaagtcacacgtctttaacctgtgattatccctctttctAGTCACACCgtatggacctgtaaagacttaattacctgcaaagactcgcattcaaagtaccatttggcatcattgaatttttctacacttgtgtttgtggaacccacatcttcattcacctgacgaaggagctgcactccgaaagctagtgattctgaaCAAACCTattggctttaacctggtgttgaaagccttcttactgtgcccaccctagtccaaagccagcatctccacatcataaatgagaAGCATTAACTGCTGCTGCCAGTTTCGAACCAGGCACCTTTAGCGcgttaggtgaatgtgataaccaccatgccacagaaacagctgGAAACACAGTACCAATGGACCTGTGCaacgttcaactgcacagtcttgctgcagatTTCAATGGTTCAGCTGGGATGCCAGGTCACTTATTACATGAAGACCGCtattcctttaaaacagatgtctcaacttgtcagaccataagatatagaacttatattgaactttagcatttgttcagtaAATATCTAACGGAATcatgctctctgttcaatcattaatgcatcattcttatcttcccacagaaaatttccaccaattttactcaatatttgttttattattcaatgttgaacatagtatatttatttgttacatgacttcattttgaattgaatagctctcgagtcttcaccctgaataactctgaaatatacaccattgaattgcaaacatgactgaccaagaaaagaaagcgtttcactgggtaacagaaatcccatcaatctttgttcagtttgaccacagtcagcctttgaacaaagtcaaatatcgttaaatggaagtgaattgagaattatgtattgcttatatttgacccctctgtgttttggtgtgaaacattctgcagcctataTACCGTTCAtatataagaaaggaggggtgacagcaaatccgcactgagcctggatttcctcatctccctgagtggcttttcctgtttctccatcatgaaggccgaatctttcaaaaatgtggttcagttaaatctctaatatttcctctaattcagttacagtatcgtttgtgtctgtctatataaGCTGTCTGGATATGGTTCGGATGGTGATTAAAATCTTAATCGGtgtctacaaagccattaaattcttttgtgaactgagcaaactgccaagatccgcactttgttttttcatgtatgaaacgatctgtctggactgtacacagaacaatacttttcactgtactcggtacacgtgacaacaaaccgatccaatcaaagagacagtttcttactcgttcttcaaattgaaaagagacttcttaaaaattattcattgatgggaggtgggcgtcactggctgggccagcatttactgctcattccaattgcccttgaactgcgtgtgttgtgaggctatttcagagggcacttacaaatcaaccacaacattgctgtggatctggagtcacgtgtaggccaggccacataaggagagcggatttcttgaaggacattagtgaaccagatgagttttcacaacaatcaagagtgttatcattgacttttaattcaagacttttattcaatttcagcatctgccataggcagattcgatcccagatccccagagcattaacgtgggtctcaggattactcgcccagtaacaataccattactccAATGCCTAGCCCACATATTCTTGGTAGAATATGGTGtctcatgttgtgttctgtgatcttgtcttgcaatgattctgtAGAACTGCTGGTTAAttagccagaacgatgatttattaatgtacacttggtaaggtaatgatcagaatgctATGCAAACTAAGTTATCAGAGTTACATTTGACTCTCTTGGAACTACGCTTATGTGCGACTGGCCTCGTGTATGCctgacaaccttctgctggtagccggatgtcacctgactgatgcctgacgccaactactggtgggaggtcacactgctgagtacatgtaatattatatacaggcttatcaccacatctcggaacttctcaaaattatcgagtaatttattttttcaaacaaattctgattgctctgcagtttctggaaacattttggttgatcgtgttattttttaaaataaagatctagtctttgcaatataattaccaaatacaccaattcactaatcataatcaatgttcactactgaataaatttgaatttaattattgttttttgcgatgaaatcaatatatagttaatatagaaaaggtacagaaggtgaaatggctgcaggaaggcacatgttagaggtataaaagggcttccttgaccttattaCTAAGACCAGTGAATACACTTTGAAAATAACAATttacgggcagcaaggtggcacaatggttagcaatgctgcctcacgcaccgaggtcctaggttcgatccccaccccgggtcactgccgtgtggagtttgcacattcttcccaaggTTTTGTTGGCCTCAGCCCcataaccaaaagatgtgcagggtaggtggattggccacgctaaattgttccttaattggaaaaacttaattgggtactctaaattttttatttattttataatgaaaataacaattttaaaactaaatgtgattacacatgcgtacttacagcttcctacattacaacagtgaatatatttcaaaagtactccaaTGGCTTTAAAAtactttaggaggtccagtggtagtgagaggttctatagaaatgtacatttgttctaattgtccgCAAGCGAGGATATATTACACTCAGTGTCCTCACCAATTTACTGACAaagattgagtcttaattttgtgtaataaccacatcattgacaccattttgaattctctgtgaaactccagacacaccataggcacaattatttgttgtaaaacagagcgagttgttgtgatttggaatgcactgtccataAATGGTGCCAGAATCTCATTGGATtgcaacttccaaaagggaatttggtacagtctgaaaaagaaaacaaaatagtcgaactACGGGGTAAATAGGTCGttgtacaaagagctggcacgggaaaaatgggccaaatagactcccctGTACTCTAGCAGCCTTGTGTGCATGTAAAGGGAGTGGTAacgacctggaacctactgccgatgagggtaggagatgcagagatgacggaAGGAATTGAATAAGAAattggacaggcactgagagaaataacCCACAGGGATTTGGGGAAAGAAGGGGGCAATGGatagactggcttcctccacagagAGCCAACACGATCCCAACGGACTAAATGGCCCCATTCACCACCcttcagatgctgtgatctcaggagagaaattcagctgctccagtcattccaactaactggagtccctatTCTCTGGTGCCATTCTTAGAAATGTCCTCTACACcgtctctaagaacttcacatctttcctaaggtgtggagcccatatatagggttccattctggagggatagaattgaaaagtacggAGGAAATGTTCGACTTGTTTAAAACGATGGTTcgactacactgggagctctgtcaacattgaTGATCTCCACttcgaaaaaggaaatagaggcactggataaggtgcaacaaagattcataatgtacagaactgagagcatttaacactcaggaaaggctggggctgcttttttctggaaaagagcagACTGAtaggtgacctgatggaagtctttcagattatgaagggattcaataatccaataggaatttcaatagaaacctctttacccagcgagtggtgagaatgtggaactcgttaccacagcgagtggttgaggtgaacagcatgaatccattgaacgTAAAGCGAGACACAGACATGAGggaaaaaggaatagaaggagatgctgatgggagatatagaggggtgggtggaggatcatgtggagcataaatactgacacggaccatggctaacctcagccggtatgggaatttaacctgtacTGTTGGTGTCACgcagcacgaaccagccatccagccgagCTAACCGATCCCactgtaaatctgtaataattccttaaatattcgtgattgcctgtctcccaccatactatttaatgtagtttcccagtgtacctcagacaacttgcccctcataccctaataattttcttctgtgagaagcaccaagataaattaaacaaatgaaccatgtaaccaccacagcccatctttatggcaatgtggcatgattttgggggttaccaaacagaaatggtaatgaaacatcttttaacctccaaacaccctttcactctttgatccttgcgaaatgtgaaaccagatattcgcaagaaggctcagagagaatcagaccaTTGGAGACGAAGACAtgggaccggccagtccagcagaaagaaactctctgaccatccccattgaccaacagaatgaacaacatgcagtcctggatgtaattgagaacagaaacaataacagcagaatccaatccctgtaatcagttgtgaacttgttggtgtctcagaaagtacgatgaattacaaaatcccttcgcacattgagagcaggtgaacggcctctccccagtatgaactccctggtgtgattGCAGACAGCATAACCGAGTGAATCGTGCAAATAGAGGTaaacatctttgagttatgggggtgacacccacgcagacacttggagaacgtgtctccacacagacagtgacctggggccaggattgaacactggtcctcagctccgtgagaccgcagtgctaaccactgcatcgcctaactatttagatgagggaacaaaatgcaatatttccaaatttgcagatgacacaagttgcTTGGGAGGgtagctgtgaggaggttgcagagatccttcagtgtgatttggacaagttgggcgagtggacaaatgaatggcagatacagtataatttggagaaatgcaaggttatccagttGGGTagcaaaacaagaaggcagactattatctgaattgtcataaattaggagagggaaatgtgcaacgagacctggttatcctcgtacaccagtctctGAAGGAAAGAATGCAACTACAGCAGGCGATAAAGATGGCAAAtgatatgctagccttcattgcgagtggattcagtacaggagcaaggatatcttactgtcattatacagggccttggcgaggccatacctggaatattgtgtgtagttttggtctccttatttgaggaaggatgttcttgctctagagggagtgcagcaaaggtttaccagactgattcctgggatggtgggactgacgtatgggagattgaatcagttaggattgtattcgctggagttcagaagaatgggggatctcatagaaacctataatattctatcaggacttgacagggtagatgtaggaaagattttcccgatggtgggagtgtacagaaccagaggtcgcagtctgaggacatggggtagaccatttaggacagagatgaataatttcttcatcagagagtggtgagcctgtggaatttgttaccacaggaaatagttgaggccaaaacattgtatgttttcaggaaacagttagatatagcacttagagcgaagggaatcaaaggatgtagaggggaaatcgggattaagctattgagttagatgataagccatgatcataatgaatggcggagcaggcgcgaagggccaaatggtctcatcctgctcctattttctatgtttctgtgtcatcccttcccacactgagagcaggtgaatggcttctccccagtgtgaactcgctggtgtgtctgcaggataagctggcacccatgAATGTGGAGATATTTGAGGGGGCGATAGGGAagagggtgttaccacaaactttggggcaggcatcggtttccctgttgcttaaaaagataaggatccgacggagtgtgggttgtttcggcccatatcacttttaaatgtgaACGCAAAGGTATtaacgaaggtactggcaggtgataggtgaagatcagacggggtttgtgtgagggaggcagctcttttcaaacgttaagagggtattgaacgtggttatggcatcagcggaagggaaggaaacagaggtggttgtggcactggacaccgagaaagcgtttgaccgagtagaatggggacacttgatagcagttctggagcggtttgggattggtccatgatttgtggactgggtaaagctactgtataagtagccggggccagtgtccgcacaaaaaacatcagctcgagatacttttctctccaccatgggactaggcagggatgtcctatgtcccccctgctgtttgcactctcgcgattgagccattggccatcgcaaaaccgccgttggccatcgcgttaagaggttTAGGGGTAGGGAAAGGgaaagtgcggggggggggcggtgaatagagcatagggtgcccttgtatgcagatgacttgttattatatgtgttggaaccgagtatgtcaagagggggaatattggagctgcttcgggtgcttgggtctttctcggggtacaaattaaatcgagacaagagtgagtattttgtggtgtttcgGCTGGTGGggcctgccattccgtagggcaggggttcactttagatatctgggtgtgcaggttgctcgggattggaggggggtaggggtcacTGGAGGGTCGGTTAAAATTAACACGTTGCTGCGATTTCTgtatattttccaatgcctgccggttttcctgccaaaggcattttttggaGAGTTTTCAGGAAtaatttccaacaagtggaaacatcttctccatgtccactctacccaggcctcacagtatcctgtaagttttaataagataccCCCATACTTcaaaactccaaggagtacagacccagagtcctcaaccgttcctcatacgacaagctcttcattccagggatcattcttgtaaacctcctctggagtttttccaaggccaacacatccttcttagatatggggcccaaagcagctcataatactccaaatggtgtttgatcagagtcttatacagcctcagaagtacatccctgatcttgtattcaagCCCACTCGACctgaatacattgcatttgccttcctaactgccgactgaacctgcacattaagcctttaaaaaaaaatttagagtacccaatttattttttccaattaagggtaagtttagcgtggtcaatccaccgacactgcacatctttgggttgtgggggcgaagcccacgcaaacacggggaaaatgtgcaaactccacacagacagtgacccagagccgggatcgaacctgggacctcggcgccgtgaggctacagtgcacttgcacattaacctgaagagaatcttgaacaaggtctcccaagtccctttgtgcttgtgatttcctcagcatttccccatttagaaaatagtctatgcctccatttttccttccaaagtgcataacctcacacttttccacattgtattccatctgccacttctttgcccactctcctagccttgctcagcattgctTCTTTTTCTAATCACTTTAAATGGATGCCCTGTTTATAACcttgccctaaatatgacttgctGGATCAAACAtctattgcagatccttagttttaatgtggtcaagtgcctttccatttgagaactgttcaataaagttattagaattatttgtagctagggcagcacgtggagcagtggttagcgctgtgactacagcgctgaggacccgggtttgaatccccgccctgggtcactatccgtgtggagtttgcacattcttcgcatgtctgcatgggtttcacccccacaacccaaagatgtgcaggttaggtggattggccaggctaaattgccccttaattggaaaaaataataataattgggtattctgaattattattattattttttttaaaggattatttgtagcttccccaccaatcagttttttccattatcctgaagtgaccttatttGTATCAGGAGTTAACTGAAGTGGgttcctaacctctcattatctaaatttccattcaccacttttctgtccacctgacccagtccatggctttctccctcatcgTCTAAAACACATCAGCAACTTTTGTGTAATGCTGGTGCATACAtttcagtctaaatcattgatatataccggaaactgtggagccccactggaaacagacgtccaggcatcattcagtcctggatgtgactaacagcagcaacagctgaatccaaaccctgctgttgcctatgaacttgctgatgtctgtgcaggttgtttgactgagtgaatctcctcccacacacggaGTGGTTGAACAGCCTGTCCCAAGTACCGCTCCCACATgtggggcgacacagtagcacagtggttagcactgtttcttcacagctccagggtcccaggtttgttcccggcttgggtcactggctgtgcggagtctgcaccttgcccccagtgtctgcctgggtttgctccggtttcctcccagtccaaaaatgtgcagattaggtggattggccatgctaaatttccctcagtgtccaaaaaggtgaggtggggttatgggttaggttggaggtatgggcgtaagtaaggtgctctttgcaagggccggtgcactcgatgggccgaatgccctccttctgcactgtaaatgctatgattctgtttcagtgtgaactcgctggtgtttccgcagactTTGTTTTCTTTTAAATCTCTTTTTACAGTCAGAACagttaaaaggtttctgatcaatGTGAATAAGTTGGTTTGAggtcaggtgggatgaccgagtaaatttcttgtcacacacgggtcaagtgtacggtctctgtccagtgtgaactcgttggtgttgcagaagctgggatgaacatgtgaatctcttctcacacacggagcaggtgaatggcctctttccccagtgtgagtgtgttggtgttttagcaaattgcttttccttttaaagctcttctcacagtcagaacatttaaaatgtctctgatcagtatgaacaagttggtggctCAGGAGGAATGATaatcaagtgaatcccttcccacattccaaacaggtgaatggcctctccccagtgtgagtgcgttgatgtgacagtaaatcctttctgcttttaaagctcttctcacagtcagcacatttaaaaggtctctcatcagtatgaacaagttggtgtctcaggaggtggaatgatcgagtgaatcccttcccacacacggagcaggtgaatggcctctccccagtgtgagtgcgttgatgtgtcagtaaataCTTTCTGTTTTTaatgctcttttcacagtcagcacatttaaacggtctctggtcagagtgaacctgatggtgagcccggaggtttgacaaatcattaaatcccttcccacattccaaactggtgaacggcctctccccagtgtgagtgcgttgatgtatcagtaaatcctttctgcttttaaagctctttccacagtcagcacatttaaaaggtctctggtcagagtgaacctgatggtgagcccggaggtttgacgaagcattaaatcccttcccacattccaacaggtgaatggcctctccccagtgtgagtgcgttgatgtaacagtaaattatttctgcttttaaagctcttctcacagtcagcacatttaaacggtctctgatcagtatgaacaagttggtgtgtcaggaggtttgatgaccgagtgtatcccttcccacacatcGAGCAGTTGAatggcctatccccagtgtgagtgcgttgatgtatcagtaaatcctttctgcttttaaagctctttccacagtcagcacatttaaaaggtctctgatcagtatgaacaagttggtgtgtcaggaggtgggatgaccgagtgaatcccttcccacacacggagcaggtgaatggcctctccccagtgtgagtgcgttgatgtgtcagtaaatcatttctgcttttaaagctcttctcacagtcagcacatttaaacggtctctgatcagtatgaacaagttggtgtgtcaggaggtttgatgaccgagtgaatcccttaccacacaccgagcaggtgaacggcctttccccagtgtgaatacgttgatgagtttccaattcagacggggaattgcatcccatcccacagtccccacatttccatggtttctccatggttatcgacaagttatcaggtgtaggtaggatgcagatttgaggtcactatcagatcagccgtgatgttattaaatggtggaacaggctcacggggctgaatgtccaattgctgcttcttgattcctatgGTGCGAATGTTCTTATATCTCTCCAACATGGATTatgtgatcagtatgaacaagttggattGGCCAGattgaagcctgagtacggtgtctccctgatataaatgctgcaatttaatttcatgctgtgtgattggacaaacatttctccttccacggtgaaaggccggtcctgatgaatcaagtgactctgtcagatctcgacatgatgtttgcatctgcaaatattctgtaaaaggagattacattgaaatattgtgaatatataagacacaaacaggccattctgtcacacgttctgctgctgtccatatgcggcacacatctccgactgtcccacctatcaaatctcagcctttcagctgattttcaattccattttctctcatgtgcttatcccgtttccttttgaaaacatctcagcactttcctcaactcctttccatggtaatgagttgcacattctgaacctgtAATAAATAATTTTGTCTGCATTGTCCCCTTGGATTCATTCGTAACTGTCTTGCAATtatgacttgttgtttattgatggtcactctctcacatcgcccctctccaaactgataatttaaaagatttacagctgtaatctctcatgttacaaaagtcatcattgtcaatgcaggatagaattTGCAAAGAGATaaacctttctgttgggttcagtttgtgTGCAAATTCTacaattctaaccccctgtaaaaggagtttacaaaagccatcactgtcagtccaggatagaaattctgaacaggcaattctagtttctctggaacattttttcctctgttcccccaaagctgtcaatcccagtcccacatactctccctcctccctgggttgaaatccaaacccatctcaccatttatttcctccactcccagttttctccctccctctcctctgcctgggttcagttctccagctcttgtctgcagactgacaataaaatcaatgggtcttattgggggtttggggcctccagcaggtatttgtgaatcctccccacccacctgccagggtttccttccttgccagagatcagagtcctcattgatttgagtgcaaagtgtaagctcttaggtggattggccatgataaattgcccttagtgtccaaaattgcccttagtgttgggtggggttactgggttatggggttactgggttatggggttactgggttatggggatagggtggcggtgttgaccttgggtagggtgctctttctaagagccggtgcagactcgatgagctgaatggcctccttctgcactgtaaattctatgaaattcttgtcacccctcccca
This portion of the Scyliorhinus torazame isolate Kashiwa2021f chromosome 5, sScyTor2.1, whole genome shotgun sequence genome encodes:
- the LOC140419020 gene encoding uncharacterized protein yields the protein MEKPWKCGDCGMGCNSPSELETHQRIHTGERPFTCSVCGKGFTRSSNLLTHQLVHTDQRPFKCADCEKSFKSRNDLLTHQRTHTGERPFTCSVCGKGFTRSSHLLTHQLVHTDQRPFKCADCGKSFKSRKDLLIHQRTHTGDRPFNCSMCGKGYTRSSNLLTHQLVHTDQRPFKCADCEKSFKSRNNLLLHQRTHTGERPFTCWNVGRDLMLRQTSGLTIRFTLTRDLLNVLTVERALKAERIY